TGATAATTCAAGTCAACTATAGTCAATCCCGACAACTTTAGTCAACTATTTTGCCCAGATACTTGGGATCAAAACGGTCCGCCGTCGCCAGCTCGTCATCCACCGCCACGCCGGCCTCATCCAGCTTGCGCCGCAGGGCATCCAGACGCCGATCCGTTTCCACCGCGTGGTCCAACAGGCCGTGGATGGCCTTGACCAGGGGATCGTCCATGTTCTTGGTAATGGCGTAGGCGGAAAAGCCCATCTTGGAAGCGGTTTCTTCCCGCTGCTGGTCTTTTTCCGACTGGATGATGCGGGCCGGATTGCCCACCGCCGTGGCGCCGGCGGGCACGTCCCGCACCACCACCGCATTGGAGCCGATCTTGGCCCCGTCGCCGATGGTAATGGGGCCCAGCACCTTGGCTCCGGCGCCGATCACCACCCCTTTACCCAGGGTGGGATGGCGCTTGCCTTTGTGCCAGGACGTGCCCCCCAGGGTGACGCCGTGGTAAAGGGTGCAATCGTCGCCGATTTCCGTGGTTTCCCCGATCACCACCCCCATGCCGTGGTCGATGAAAAAACGCCGCCCCACGGTGGCGCCGGGGTGAATTTCGATACCGGTGAGAAAACGGGAAATGTGGGCCGCGTAACGGGCCATCCAGCGCAGCTGGTTGCGCCAGAACCAGTTGGCAAGCCGGTGGAACATCAGGGCGTGGATGCCCGGGTAACAGGTGAGCACCTCCCAGAAGGATCGGGCCGCGGGATCGCGGTCGAAGACGGAGAGGATATCTT
This sequence is a window from Azospira inquinata. Protein-coding genes within it:
- the cysE gene encoding serine O-acetyltransferase, yielding MFARLREDILSVFDRDPAARSFWEVLTCYPGIHALMFHRLANWFWRNQLRWMARYAAHISRFLTGIEIHPGATVGRRFFIDHGMGVVIGETTEIGDDCTLYHGVTLGGTSWHKGKRHPTLGKGVVIGAGAKVLGPITIGDGAKIGSNAVVVRDVPAGATAVGNPARIIQSEKDQQREETASKMGFSAYAITKNMDDPLVKAIHGLLDHAVETDRRLDALRRKLDEAGVAVDDELATADRFDPKYLGKIVD